In one Cervus elaphus chromosome 9, mCerEla1.1, whole genome shotgun sequence genomic region, the following are encoded:
- the LRG1 gene encoding leucine-rich alpha-2-glycoprotein, whose protein sequence is MEKREATMSSWNPERKQSLVGWDSHLSRIFFLLLLFVVSAQGVTPNPEACLVSSSVNGSSISCQPPAQIPKSLPADTIFLAVEFFNLTQLPADFLQGIPNLQELHLSTNRLENLSPKFLLPVPQLKVLDLTHNSLTRLPPGLFRVSAALCTLVLKENQLKFLEASWLHGLKALQHLDLSENQLQSLPPGLLENFTDLLTLDLSNNQLQTLPPDLLRGPLNLERLRLEGNRLQVLGERLLAPQPKLRYLFLNDNRLASVAAGAFRGLQKLDMLDLSNNLLTTVPTGLWTSLGKAAGNLKDGFDISSNPWICDQNLADLYHWLVANEDKMFFRNHTRCAGPEALKGQMLLAVAGSH, encoded by the exons ATGGAAAAGAGAGAGGCCACCATGTCCTCTTGGAACCCAGAGCGAAAACAGAG cctggtgggctgggacTCCCATCTTTCTAGAATCTTCTTCCTGTTGCTGCTATTTGTAGTCTCAGCCCAGGGGGTCACCCCAAATCCTGAAGCCTGTCTGGTGTCCTCCTCGGTCAATGGCAGCTCCATCTCCTGCCAGCCACCTGCCCAAATCCCCAAAAGCCTCCCAGCTGACACCATCTTTCTGGCCGTGGAGTTTTTCAACCTGACTCAGCTGCCTGCCGACTTCCTCCAAGGCATCCCTAACCTCCAGGAACTCCACCTTTCCACCAACCGACTGGAGAACCTCTCCCCCAAGTTCCTGCTGCCCGTGCCCCAGCTAAAGGTGCTCGACCTGACCCACAATTCCCTGACCCGGCTGCCCCCTGGCCTCTTCCGGGTCTCAGCTGCCCTCTGCACTCTGGTGCTGAAGGAAAACCAGCTGAAGTTTCTGGAAGCCTCGTGGCTGCACGGCCTGAAAGCCCTACAACATCTCGACCTGTCCGAGAACCAGCTCCAGTCTCTGCCCCCTGGGCTCCTGGAGAATTTCACCGACCTGCTCACCCTTGATCTTAGCAATAACCAGCTGCAGACGTTGCCCCCTGACCTTCTGAGGGGCCCCTTGAACTTGGAACGGCTGCGTCTGGAAGGCAATAGACTGCAGGTGCTTGGAGAGCGCCTTCTGGCACCCCAGCCAAAACTTCGCTACCTCTTCCTGAATGACAACAGGCTGGCCTCGGTGGCGGCCGGCGCCTTCCGAGGTCTGCAGAAACTGGACATGCTGGATCTCTCCAACAACTTGCTGACCACGGTGCCCACGGGCCTCTGGACCTCCCTGGGGAAGGCTGCCGGGAACCTGAAGGATGGCTTTGACATCTCTAGCAACCCCTGGATCTGTGACCAGAACCTGGCCGACCTCTATCATTGGCTGGTGGCCAACGAAGACAAGATGTTCTTCCGGAATCACACACGCTGTGCCGGCCCTGAGGCCTTGAAGGGCCAGATGCTCCTGGCTGTGGCTGGGTCCCATTGA
- the PLIN5 gene encoding perilipin-5 isoform X1: MSEDEAAQAPGPSLWEQDQQSVVQRVAALPLIRATCTAVSEAYSAAKDRHPLLGSACRLAEHCVCDLTTRALDHAQPLLSHLQPQLATVNDLACRGLDKLEEKLPFLQHPSETVVTSAKGVVSSGVTGMVGLARQGRRWSVELKRSMSHAMDVVLEKSEELVDHFLPMTEEELAALAAEAEGPEVGSVEEQRKHQGYFVRLGSLSTRLRHLAYEHSLGKLRQKKHHAQDTLAQLQETLELIHRMQCGVTPITPASPGKVHELWEDWSQRPLENGRRRHSQAELETLVLSRSLMRELQSTVDALETSVRGLPPSAQEKVAEVRRSVDALQVAFADARRFGDLPAAVLAEGRGSMARAHACVDELLELVVQAVPLPWLVGPFAPILVERPEPPPDLEALVDEVIGGPDPRWAHLDWPAQQRAWQAQHGEGTVLSGNIPEEESEPPSRPKHTLMPELDF, from the exons ATGTCAGAAGACGAAGCGGCTCAGGCCCCCGGACCCAGCTTGTGGGAGCAGGATCAGCAG AGCGTGGTGCAGCGCGTGGCTGCCCTTCCCCTGATCAGGGCCACGTGCACTGCTGTCTCCGAGGCTTACAGCGCCGCCAAGGACAGACACCCGCTGCTGGGCTCCGCCTGCCGCCTGGCTGAGCACTGCGTGTGTGACCTGACCACCCGAGCCCTGGACCATGCCCAGCCACTGCTCAGCCACCTGCAGCCCCAGC TGGCCACAGTGAATGATCTTGCCTGCAGGGGCCTGGACAAGCTGGAAGAGAAACTGCCCTTTCTCCAGCATCCTTCAGAGACG GTGGTGACCTCGGCCAAGGGTGTGGTGTCCAGCGGCGTGACAGGCATGGTGGGCCTGGCCCGGCAGGGCCGCCGCTGGAGTGTGGAGCTGAAGCGATCCATGAGCCACGCCATGGATGTCGTGCTGGAAAAGTCAGAGGAGCTGGTGGACCACTTCCTGCCCATGACTGAGGAGGAGCTCG cgGCGCTGGCGGCGGAGGCTGAGGGCCCGGAAGTGGGCTCGGTGGAAGAGCAGCGGAAACATCAGGGTTACTTCGTGCGCCTGGGTTCCCTGTCCACGCGGCTCCGCCACCTGGCGTATGAGCACtctctggggaaactgaggcagaagaaacaCCATGCCCAGGACACGCTGGCCCagctgcaggagaccctggagctG ATCCACCGCATGCAGTGCGGAGTGACCCCCATCACCCCGGCCAGCCCGGGGAAGGTGCATGAGCTGTGGGAGGACTGGAGCCAGCGCCCCCTAGAGAACGGCCGGAGGCGCCACAGCCAG GCAGAGCTGGAGACCCTGGTGCTGTCCCGCAGCCTGATGCGGGAGCTGCAGAGTACCGTGGACGCGCTGGAGACCAGCGTGCGGGGCCTGCCCCCCAGCGCCCAGGAGAAAGTGGCCGAGGTGCGGCGCAGCGTGGACGCCCTGCAGGTAGCCTTTGCCGACGCCCGCCGCTTCGGAGACTTGCCAGCGGCCGTGTTGGCCGAGGGCCGGGGCAGCATGGCCCGGGCCCACGCGTGCGTGGACGAGCTGCTGGAGCTGGTGGTACAGGCCGTGCCCCTGCCCTGGCTGGTGGGGCCCTTCGCACCCATCCTCGTGGAGCGGCCCGAACCCCCGCCTGACCTGGAGGCCCTGGTGGACGAAGTCATCGGGGGGCCTGACCCCCGCTGGGCGCACCTGGACTGGCCAGCCcagcagagagcctggcaggcccagcACGGGGAGGGAACAGTCCTCTCGGGGAACATTCCCGAGGAGGAATCTGAGCCCCCCAGCCGCCCCAAGCACACTCTGATGCCTGAGCTGGACTTTTGA
- the PLIN5 gene encoding perilipin-5 isoform X2, which produces MSEDEAAQAPGPSLWEQDQQSVVQRVAALPLIRATCTAVSEAYSAAKDRHPLLGSACRLAEHCVCDLTTRALDHAQPLLSHLQPQLATVNDLACRGLDKLEEKLPFLQHPSETVVTSAKGVVSSGVTGMVGLARQGRRWSVELKRSMSHAMDVVLEKSEELVDHFLPMTEEELALAAEAEGPEVGSVEEQRKHQGYFVRLGSLSTRLRHLAYEHSLGKLRQKKHHAQDTLAQLQETLELIHRMQCGVTPITPASPGKVHELWEDWSQRPLENGRRRHSQAELETLVLSRSLMRELQSTVDALETSVRGLPPSAQEKVAEVRRSVDALQVAFADARRFGDLPAAVLAEGRGSMARAHACVDELLELVVQAVPLPWLVGPFAPILVERPEPPPDLEALVDEVIGGPDPRWAHLDWPAQQRAWQAQHGEGTVLSGNIPEEESEPPSRPKHTLMPELDF; this is translated from the exons ATGTCAGAAGACGAAGCGGCTCAGGCCCCCGGACCCAGCTTGTGGGAGCAGGATCAGCAG AGCGTGGTGCAGCGCGTGGCTGCCCTTCCCCTGATCAGGGCCACGTGCACTGCTGTCTCCGAGGCTTACAGCGCCGCCAAGGACAGACACCCGCTGCTGGGCTCCGCCTGCCGCCTGGCTGAGCACTGCGTGTGTGACCTGACCACCCGAGCCCTGGACCATGCCCAGCCACTGCTCAGCCACCTGCAGCCCCAGC TGGCCACAGTGAATGATCTTGCCTGCAGGGGCCTGGACAAGCTGGAAGAGAAACTGCCCTTTCTCCAGCATCCTTCAGAGACG GTGGTGACCTCGGCCAAGGGTGTGGTGTCCAGCGGCGTGACAGGCATGGTGGGCCTGGCCCGGCAGGGCCGCCGCTGGAGTGTGGAGCTGAAGCGATCCATGAGCCACGCCATGGATGTCGTGCTGGAAAAGTCAGAGGAGCTGGTGGACCACTTCCTGCCCATGACTGAGGAGGAGCTCG CGCTGGCGGCGGAGGCTGAGGGCCCGGAAGTGGGCTCGGTGGAAGAGCAGCGGAAACATCAGGGTTACTTCGTGCGCCTGGGTTCCCTGTCCACGCGGCTCCGCCACCTGGCGTATGAGCACtctctggggaaactgaggcagaagaaacaCCATGCCCAGGACACGCTGGCCCagctgcaggagaccctggagctG ATCCACCGCATGCAGTGCGGAGTGACCCCCATCACCCCGGCCAGCCCGGGGAAGGTGCATGAGCTGTGGGAGGACTGGAGCCAGCGCCCCCTAGAGAACGGCCGGAGGCGCCACAGCCAG GCAGAGCTGGAGACCCTGGTGCTGTCCCGCAGCCTGATGCGGGAGCTGCAGAGTACCGTGGACGCGCTGGAGACCAGCGTGCGGGGCCTGCCCCCCAGCGCCCAGGAGAAAGTGGCCGAGGTGCGGCGCAGCGTGGACGCCCTGCAGGTAGCCTTTGCCGACGCCCGCCGCTTCGGAGACTTGCCAGCGGCCGTGTTGGCCGAGGGCCGGGGCAGCATGGCCCGGGCCCACGCGTGCGTGGACGAGCTGCTGGAGCTGGTGGTACAGGCCGTGCCCCTGCCCTGGCTGGTGGGGCCCTTCGCACCCATCCTCGTGGAGCGGCCCGAACCCCCGCCTGACCTGGAGGCCCTGGTGGACGAAGTCATCGGGGGGCCTGACCCCCGCTGGGCGCACCTGGACTGGCCAGCCcagcagagagcctggcaggcccagcACGGGGAGGGAACAGTCCTCTCGGGGAACATTCCCGAGGAGGAATCTGAGCCCCCCAGCCGCCCCAAGCACACTCTGATGCCTGAGCTGGACTTTTGA